Within the Mastacembelus armatus chromosome 10, fMasArm1.2, whole genome shotgun sequence genome, the region CTTGACCACTTTAATGAAAATTCCCAGCGATCTGCTTCACTGTTTTCCGTATGCATTGTGAatccaagtaaaaaaaaaaaaaaaaactaaatctacACTTAAACATGGCGCGACAAGAAGTCATCCCACTTTGTCATCTCAAAACGAGTCTGATAACCGTTACCTCAGTCACTCGGAggaaaaacagcaagaaaacaactCAGCACAGACGTAATCGAATCTTGTGAcgataaaaaaaagaaaacgttTTTAAATGCTCTGTGACAACAGACTGGAAACCAACAAAACacatctttgttttgctttctttgaAATCGCTGATCTCAAATTCAACTTCCcttttttagaaaaatgtctTCTAGTTGTCCAGCCATGTTTCagtacaaacttttttttacagccAATATTTAAAACACTATAGTATGAAATAACTGTAGCATACTGGACTTTACTTTCTTCCCCTGTCaaagttttgtgtttgtatttaattcatattttttgtgGTCAGAAGTAACATTCTTACAGTTTAAACTCTTTAATACTCCTCATTTCACTGTAGCTATGTGAACATGTTAGTGTCTGATTTGTATAAAGTACTTTCTTTcccacaaatgtttttttacttttagttgAATGGTGCTAGATGTCATTTGTGATGTATCCTGGAGTACGCCATGATGCAGTCAGTGCATATCAAGGCCTCTGAATTTTCTGTATGTATTCAGCACAAGTATTTTGATTTGGTGTAATGGTAGAAGTCTAACACAATCagttctgtttctttctttgtgtttatctttatacacacatatatacaaaaaaataaacccaACTTGGTCACTTAAATTGAGAAATACAAAACACCAGTTTTTAAGACTGCatgattttcttattttaaattgtaaCGTTATAATTTTAAGAAGCTGTATTTGCAAGGAGCCCCCAGTATTCTCCACTGATTGTGTTGGTGGTGTTTTAACCGTTGATGGGACAGACTGCAGCAGGTGGCAGGTTGGTGATAATCCGCTGCACCAGGCTTTGTTATCTCTAGTTTACTGTTTCCTCCTAAAAAGGTGGCAGGTGTGATGTTATTACTTCCTTTGTATCTTCCCCTATAGGTAATTACAATGATTACATACTTTTTCTTTAAGTAGCAGTTAGTGCctgtatgtttgtttctaaATTTAAAATCGCCCCATTTGATACAGTGTTTAGTATTTGGAAAAGGGTTTTTTTCAATAGGGGAGGGTGGGGTGGAGGGGGACTGATAAGTTGTGCATAAGCCAATTTATGTTTGATTTCTGATCACCGTTGATagttttttccttctctctacATTCAGTCTATCACTTTATTTACACATTGTAAAGTCAGCCAGAGATGACAAACTTTctgaacagcagaaataaattcAATAAACTATTTAACCCACTTGGTTGGATTTTTAAGTCTGTTTTGATGCTTCAGTCAGACTGCACTTCTGCAGGTCTGCCACCCGGGAGCGCTGTTATCCAGTTATACAGCTAATATCTAGCCACAGAAGAAATACAATAACTGCATATGATGTGGTaaataaatggaaattaaaCCGTATGGTATTCAGTGCTCATGCTCATTCTTGACTTTGGCACAGTATGATTAAAAGGTCTTAACTATTTCTGTAGGTTCAGTCACACTTCCCAGTCTTTTCTCAGTACGACGCCCTGAGTATGACttgaaatatgaatgaaaaccccagaaaaagaataaaaatacttCACATAAAGGTGTCAAGTTTAAATACTTTCCTTTTTAAGTAAATTTAATTGAAAGTCAGTATTGTAGCCTTAGAAACAGGGAAATGTTTGGTCAAATCTaccggttttttttttttataactatACCCAACAGTTTCATTCTCTGAACTAAGGACCAAATGTGATTTTTTCACCATATAAATATAACTGACGTGACAGCAGTAAAAGTGGGGCACTGTAATAGAGTACCTTTGTTTTTTATCAAATGACTGAAGATGGCTCTTGAATATATTCTCTAAACAACCATTTcctgtagaaaaataaattggtATTATTAAGATATccttaaaacagaaaactgtacaCAGCAGTTATTTTCATAGAGCATCTTTATAGAaaacatttgttcacattttcaaaaaatttttttttgcttttcacttgttctattttttctttAGACCTTTTCAGATAAAGGTccgttttttttgttgttttttttttttttttttaaatctgcttaagttgaacatttttaacataCGTGTCAAAGCCTCGTTCTGAATTACTGTAGCTTGTAGGTGTCTGATAGAAAACACTTCATAGGAAATGATACAGACCACCATCAAGAAAAAACAGTTCCCCTCTATGGAGTTTTACACTTGTCAAGTGGAGATGTCTCCCAGCTGCAACTAAAGCCCACATCCAGCCTCCAGCAGTCACATCCATCCACTTCAGCAGCACTCCACTGTTAGCCTGAAGGCACCTGTGTTAACAGCGCTTTTGTCGATATGCACTTCTGTTTCTTTCCTATGTCTAATGCCTAAATCTAAGATGTCTGTCACACCTCTACATCTACCCAGGCTGCAGCACAAAAAGCAGGTCCTAcccagaaacaaaacaaaaagcaaactttacaaaaactgtaaaaatgaaaaaagacagaaaaagatacAAGTGTTAACAACCAGTTTGCACATTGCTCTGCTTGAAAAAAAATTTGTACTGTGGATTTTGACTTGATAATCTGCTTTGATACAGCTCACAAAAAAGCTTTAACACAAAGCTTTGAGCAAAAATCTGAACTCAACCTCAACCCATGATTAGTGCAGATATACTTCTGGGTATTTTTCTTCCAACCAATTCATCACTTTACTAGTCTTCAATGACCTTTGATCTGGATTCATCCTCTGATTTGATCATGTCTGAAGCACGTCAgtataaaaaacaacaaaaaaacattttttttcaaatggcTCAGCTTAATCTTCACTGTAGGAAACAGTTCACTGACTTCTTCAGTTTGGTTACAATTTTTCTTaacaggtgtaaaatgtgttttgtgatCATTATGTCAAAATCCTAACAATTCATGGAAATATTCTGGGTTAAGAAGAAACATCATTCAGAAATCCAGGGTTGAGAAGAAAGGCATACAACCCACACCATGTCTCTCAATGTCTACTAACAGGCTACCTtgcattataaatatataaagtttaaaaaaagtgcTTATTAAAAGAAACTATAGTGATGTGGTAACTTCCAGCAGTGTcaatgtgtttgttcttgacCAGCATTAATACGAAATGATCGGGAAATCAAACTGTTGTCCTTCACAGTCCACTTAATGTTCAACACTGACTAAGATTGTCcaaaaaaaccaaagaaaaactaaaggCCCTGGTCTCCCATTAACATTCATTCAACTTGTAGAAAAGGTTATTTTTTTGGAAAGTTAATACAAAAGGAGACTGATCTAACTAAAGGGGAGTATTGGCCACTGTAACACACTGCTACTACTAAGCAGTTCCTCACAGACTGAGCTGGAACACAAAACAataagtaaaaattaaaacaactcTAGTAATAATTGCACATAACCTTTGAGAGCCAAGATTTTTTCAAGAGGACTTCACAACAAGAGAATCTACAGGAAGTGGTGAGGAGGGGGATGTGGCACACTATGGCATAAATACATTGaatcagagaaaaagaaaagcacattcATGAGGCACAACTACAAAACGATGGAGCTCTGTGTCCTTTAAAGTGCCGTTCTCGTCCCACTTCACCGTCTGCTGCTGACATATCTTTATCCTCCTGTCTCTGGGTCTCTCTGTACCGGCGGAGAGTTTGACTTTGTGCCTCTCCGAACACTTAGGCAATCATGTACTGAGTGATGGCTCTCAGAGCGTAAAGCAGCTCCGCCTGCAGCCGGGCCTCCATGATTAGTAAATTCACATGTATCTGAGGTAAGAAGGATGAGAAATCATTCACACTGAGAGCTACAACTGGTCCTGATGGTTGACTATGGTATATATGGTATATGACTGCACTATATATAAAACTTAACAGACGTTTGACAAAACACTATTTGTGAAGGATTTGGTTGAGCAGGCAATTATCAGAGTAGTGACATTTTGCTGAATACACTTATCGTATTTTCCAGGCTATAAGTTGCACCGGagtataagtcgcttttagcaaaaacagccttgttgaatagaaaaaaaaccccaccaAAACATATATATGTCGCTCCGATGTATAAactgcatttctaattatactaattatagtctaaattagcttATGAAGAACATAGACTttaaacaacaacaagcagaagtgcattataatattcattcatccatgtcaaggaacgttaaacaactgcacagACTTCAGGGTGgagggagatgaaacagcatctcctcctcctctctcaggttgtctgaatgccgactttgtttcagctgcagattttaCTACCTGCggtatagctctttcttttgggcggcattttcacttgtgttacagtaggagttatagtttagcgtgaacataaatGTTATTACCTCTTTAGTGGTCTAATATTATTGTCatttgagtcaagagtgccatctaacactagtgactacgcgccaaaatgactgtaaatatacaatatatataagttgctttgctgtataagttacaggacaagccagaggagtaaaaaaattgtgacttatagtccggaaatACGGTAATCACTTCAGTGGGAAGactgataccactctcatgttTCTCAGTTAAATAAGGAGTTACAGTTAGCTTGGCATAATGACAGAAAACGCCTAGTGTACCTCTAAAACTCACTGATTAACTCACTGTTATGTCTCACTTATTCTCAGCCCTGTTTCCAGGTGTGAAACCTTTGAATTTAGCAAAGAGACATGAGAGTTGTGTCAGTCATTTCATCCAACTCAGCAAAAAACAGTTCTCCTAAATGTTAAACTTCTTTTTGaaaaaggtcagaaaaaaaGTCTTTGTACCCGTTCCGAAGGTTTAAGTAGAGCCCAACTCAGCGGACACACTGGTGTTTTGGTGGCATCCGGAAAACAAGCCACAGCCTTGATGTACAGCTTCAAATCCCGCTCCAGCAACTGGTTCACTTCTccataatcataatcatcataACTGTAACCACAAACCATCACACACTTATCAACTAAGACAATAAAAAGTGGgttgttatataaataaaaaaggatgATTTTTTACTAGTAGTACATAAGATGAAATAGCAGGCTCACCGTATTCCTAACACACAATGGATGTAGTTCCAGATTGCCCTCTTCAGGTCAGGGCATGATGATGAGGGCAAGGTGGTCACACTCCTGAAGCGATCGTCCAAGAGGTGCCCGATGTCCGAATACAGTCTGTTGACTAAGGAGAAACCGTGGTCCTCCCATGAATAGTCCTGCACAGTCAATACAGCACATCGTTAGTCTTTCACATACTTCACAACTTACCTACTCTATAATATACAATCACTTTAAACTCTTATATCACTTCAGTGGCACTGGACAACCACTAAAGATAATTTAACGTAATATTGCAAGCCCCAAATTCACTAATTATATAGTGATGAAAGAATTAACAAGCCATATGCACATTTACTTTACAGTGCTTAAAAATTGTGCCGACAATTCAAATTTCTAAGACATGCTTCCATTTGGTCATTTAGTGGTGgcaaatcacagaaaaacacaaagtgtgttAAAAGTAAATTGGTCCAAGAAAACTTGCAGAAGCCTGTGTCTGAAGAAACGCAAAATGGCAAACATATGATGGTAAATAACAAATGTTATCTCTTACTATCATTTGTAATTTTCTCTTTAACTCATTTCAATTTGTAAGCCAAACTAGTGTGTTGAAAGGTTGATTTGACTTGACACTAAATGTCTTAATTTGGCCTCAACCCCCTGGAAGCCCAATCAAACTGCTCCTCAGTGTGGCACAGATGCATTTTAGGAGTGAGCCATTAAACACCAGACCTCTATACCTAACATGCACATTACTGTTAGATAAGCGATGGGTGAATTTAAATCATAAAGCATAATGCAAAACACGGACTTCACTGGTGACTTCACAGGGTGCAGACATCAAGGGTATTGATTTAAAACTGTGTTAACTGGGCTTTTGACTGGATGGTTTTTAACAGACATCTAtattcactgtaaaataaataaaatgacacacacaggtTTAGTGACAATCTGTCACAGGCTTACTGATACTTTCACATATGTGAGGTCCTCACCTGAGCTCTAAATACTTGGAAGTGGTCCTCCTCCCTACGAGCAAACTCCTGATAGCAAAAGTCAGGGTCTGTGATAAAACGCGATGGGTCTGCAAAGAAgatcatctcctcctcttcttccataTCTAAAAAAAGAGACGTTGAAAGCAAAGGTGGTGAGAGTGCGTCAGTGTGGGTGATGTGCAGTGACTTCTCAAGTTTCATACCATGTGACCTAAATTTAACACTCAAGATAGATGTCCGTAGTGTGTGGAAACATCTGAAAAGTGATAGTTTGCATGCGAGTTTCTGCCTTCATCTGCCAAGTAGGTTACCTGTCTGCTGGAGCGTATGTGTCTGCAGAAGGCgctcctctctcttctcccgCTCCTCCTGGGATTTCTGGATCCTCTCCTTCAAAAACACCATGTCCCAGCTGGAGTCCAGAGACTGTGGACGTAAACATCACAAAACCTATCAGTGATGTTCAGTAAAGCTTTACTTAGCTTACAAAGGACAGACAGACGCTTCTGCCACACCAACAACAAATCATATAGTCATACATGTTACATACAcatatgtgtgtaaaatgtatgcATTCTCATTTTCATCTCATatttaggcaaaaaaaaaatgtaatgtgaaatgCAGAGAAATCATGGTctaaattaacattaaaatctAAATGATGTTAATTAATGAACCATGACttgaaatatattaatatattttcctCAATTTCACAACCTAAGCAATAATGAAGTAAATTTTTAGTTGAAGCTGTATGGTGCATAGGCATACTGGCTATTTATAAAAGcttgtttatttacttatttgtcTTGTCAGTTCATCtcaaaagaagtgaaaaaaaaaaaaatggcacaaaTACAAACTTGATTTGTTACCCGTCGGCGTGTTATGTGTTCGGAGGGTGTGGCGAGTGACTGAGGCACATTGGCATTGCCGTTGGCAGCATCAAAGGGGCAGAAGGTTGGCGGGGTACCGTTTGGAGATTTGGAGAGAGGGGCAAAGTCTGAGTCTGTGTCGCATCCAAACACAAAGCTGCAGAGGGAGTGGCAGTGGGCCAGGATCACCACAGCCTGCACCAGTTCAGCCAGAGACCAGCATTGCTCGCCTGACTTCAGCAGCGTCTGGAGGGAGCAGCAACAAAAACTCAGGATTACGTGGATAAAAAGAACCAGGTttaattttaatggtttatacTTGTTTATCTGCACGTTGATTTTATCTAAAGAGATAATTCTGCATTTCTCTAAGTGATAATATGCCATCACTTAATGCTGTGCGTCTTGTTCATGGTGTGTTGTCTGTTGCTGTACCTGAATGTGTGAGCAGGCGGTGAGCCAGGGTTGGTGGGCCAGCACCTTGTTGATGTGGTCAAGGAGCCGAAGGCGGGGGGGTGCCGCCTCCAAACCCTGTAACCACAGAGGGTCCCCACCCACCCTCAGAAACTGAGTGGAGTGCAGGTACACCAGGTAGTTACAGTGATGTCGTGCTGCAGCCTAGAAGTCATGGGAAGAGACAGGTACAGACAGACTTGTGGACTTGAGCAACTCAAACAAAAAAGCATGTTCTcgtttcatttttaataatcttTGTAAAGTCCTCTATGATCCTTGCTGCTATAACTATGTACAGTTTGCTATGTATATGTGAGAACAGCCAGGTCACTGACCATGATGGCAATGTAATGGCGGTATGGCAATGGTAGGGGGCCGTCCATGTGCAGGATGTAGTGCTGTGTACGCAGGAAGCTTTCCATATACTGAGGGTGAGAGGCCATCTGCTGAGACACAGCATCCACACTCCCCCTGCTGACCAGAGCCTTCATGAACAACAGTGACGCTCGCTCCTTCTCACTGTTCACCACCTACAGAAACCAgggcagagagggaggaaaaggtTGGCTTCTGACAAGAAAGGCAAAATCTCTGAACTGTTTGTTCTTGCTCACTACATTCATGTGTTCAGGCAGTAGCTTAGGATTTAGCTGACATTTTAGGGACAATTAATGAGgtaattgacaaaaaaaaaaaaaaaaaaaaaaaaaaaaatatcactaaatataTCAACAGTTGTTGCCATCAAGTCTGGGACAGTAACAATGCTAAATGTCTTCATTGATTTTGTGGTTTTTCTATAATTACAACAACACGTTCTCTATGTGAAAGGTTTCTATCAAAATATTGTACATTTGTATAAATACTACTTTTAAATCAAACTAGACAATATAAAAACTAGTAATGCAGGGCTGAGGAATTATTAAAGAACATTTAGTAGTCAAAGCAAGTTGGCTGAAGATAAGGTTGGCCTGCACTATCCACACCATGTGATAACTTCAGAGTCACTTGGCACACTTTAAAGCAACAAACGAGAGGTAATCTTGGAAGAACAGCAGCCACTGATTCCttgaacttttcttttttgaagTATAACAAACAAATATCGGTGCTCAGCTGGGAGCTCGACAGACAGTCAACAACTTCTATTGGCTCCTGCTGGCTTAGACACTTTATACATATGTATTACATATCCATATATTATTACTAAATGTAgatgaaacaaaatatatttccctatttgaaatgaaacagcatgattaacagctgaaaaaaaagggggaaaaaaacaagtgaaGTTGTCATTTGAAGAAGGGATTTATATGCTGGTgggaaacacaaatgaaggaaTTAATGCGAAAGTTGTGCTTAGGAGGCCTTGAAGAGGGaagcacaacagcagcagcagagaagtgGATGagaccaaacacacaaacttgaAGCCGACTGGTCTGAGAAGCCTGAGGCCAAGAGAAATAGACCCATGTAGAGACAGAAGCTGGCCTGACCTCATAGGCACAGCCATTACTTCTTCTGCCATAATACAATGTCCTCTGGGAAAAGGTGTTTGGGAGCTTGGCCACGGGTGAGGACTGTGCATATGAAATCTGACTGCACTGCACTGATCAAAGCCAAACTGCTCACTGTAGTCTGAACTGTACAAATGTTGGAAAAGACTTCTCCTTTTACCAGCACATACTGCTGTCTAGGATTGTTACTATCCTGTCAAATCACAGACAGGTCAACTTATGTTACAGATTGCTGGAGCAAATAGCGTCTAGCTGACCTTGTTACTTAATTTTACCCCCATACAGCTCTTTGGCATGAAGCAACCTATTTATTGGGCTGGTAGCTCCATGTAGTATTTCACTTCTCCCTGCAGCAGATGAGGTTGTCCTCCAGATTCTCCAACAAGCTCCACCTCTTTGACCTACATAAAGTCCATGCTCAGATCTTAAAATACATGTTAAGATACCGCCCATTAGACGAATCAATTTCAGTGTTTATAACTCTATAATCTCAGTTTATTTAAAgcaatgaagaaaaacatttgaaagaagCAAAAGAGTAAAAAAAGCAGTGTATGAATGGAGGGAGCTGGcactaaatgaaaaacacttgGACACAGACCCTGACCTACTCTTGTCAGTCAGTGCACATGTGAAATAGGCTGGAGGGTGTGTAGCGCACACAAGTGCCTGCCAATCAAAGACCTACTGACAAGAGAATATTAACACAAGTATCTCTTTGCCAACACAGGAGCAACTGATTACTATGCTGAGCCGCAGAATCTAGGTTACAGCCCCATTGAGCACTAACAGTCTCTATCTCGGAAAGGAGTAAGGCTGTTTAACTAGCCATCACTTCACAGGCCTACACCACACAGAAATCACGCTCAGAGTAAGACGTGTTAAGAGCTTATTATGCAGCAAGATTGTCTGGCATATTACTTACCAGTCTGTCATTGTAGAATAAGCTAGGATTGCAACATTAACTGATAATACTTTTATCTGATTATAAATGAGGCTGTTCAAAAACTGTGCTCTGTTTGGTGTGCATCTCTccaacaaatactgtatgttttttttaaacaaatagtGGAATCAAACGTTTGggttttttaaacattttagatGAATATATATTGATGCACGTGTAACACAAAACTCAAAAGGACCTCTTAAATGTGGCATTACATTTAACAATATATGACAACATGTAATGGAAACACTGTTTATAGGTTAACGTAAACTTTTTTAGCGTAACGATTCAGCTGACATATTTGCTGGTAATTTCAATCAGCTGATGGTATTAATGCTTTTTAGGCTATTATAAAATCTAGAGGTGAAATGAATAGATGTAATTCATTCTctgcttcactttgtcttttaaTAATCATATTTAGCTTTGAGAAATTATGACTGAAACATTCACTATTTTCTACCATGCAATTAATTCAGAAAATGTCAGCAGATTATATGATAATGGAAATAATCATTAGCTGCAGccataataaaaatacaacatactatatatatccaaaaataaacatactTGACTTCAGACCTGCACCAAACTATATAGAGGTCAACAATATATGGGGAAAAGtttgctgaaaatatttaaGGACGGCCACTGCTTATGAAAAGCCACCGGATTAGGATCCCACTGAGGCTACGACAAAACTTTTTCAAAATGGGACATTGTGAGCAAACGGGTGACAGTGAACCTGGGCACAACGCTGGGTTTGACCCTGATAAAATGTCTCTGTTTTGAAGACACAAACTTCTACATGCTAGGTTTGAGTAATAGCTCCTTGTTCAGTGAGTAAGGAAAAACAATATCTATATGAGGATTAATCCAGCATGAGGTTACTGCTGTTGCTAGACCGGTAAAAGGTGAAATGACAGACTTCAAACCTTGAGCACACACAGGACATTGTTTCTGACTCGACTGTCAAGTAATAAAACaccctgcagtttttttttttatcagttgaAAAGTCTCTACTGTATAATACtggcaggaaaacaacaaatgtcTACAAGTCAGGAACCATTTACCTGACTGGTTCTGCCACTTATTGAATCGTATACTGTACAGTTGTGACATGAACagttaaagaaatgaaaacactcacTCCTGGACAGACTGAGGACATTGGATTTGTGGCACAAAGAGGAAATTGGTATTTTGTGCAATCTCAAACATGTCTGGACAAATACAAGAGCAAAAGTCTAGTGAAACAGGAACTATAGCTGACGTGAGCTGCCGTGCAGCAGGAAATGAGA harbors:
- the sesn4 gene encoding sestrin-3 — its product is MIICTNKMEYPLRNQCQRVQKQVVNSEKERASLLFMKALVSRGSVDAVSQQMASHPQYMESFLRTQHYILHMDGPLPLPYRHYIAIMAAARHHCNYLVYLHSTQFLRVGGDPLWLQGLEAAPPRLRLLDHINKVLAHQPWLTACSHIQTLLKSGEQCWSLAELVQAVVILAHCHSLCSFVFGCDTDSDFAPLSKSPNGTPPTFCPFDAANGNANVPQSLATPSEHITRRRSLDSSWDMVFLKERIQKSQEEREKREERLLQTHTLQQTDMEEEEEMIFFADPSRFITDPDFCYQEFARREEDHFQVFRAQDYSWEDHGFSLVNRLYSDIGHLLDDRFRSVTTLPSSSCPDLKRAIWNYIHCVLGIRYDDYDYGEVNQLLERDLKLYIKAVACFPDATKTPVCPLSWALLKPSERIHVNLLIMEARLQAELLYALRAITQYMIA